A single genomic interval of Fibrobacter sp. UWB4 harbors:
- a CDS encoding phospholipid-binding protein MlaC gives MFKKILIAIACASLLAFAADDPVSVVKSKDAELQNIIKKSKRTAKETERVKSLLNDSFDFALLAKKSLAASDWKAQDEASQQKFVTEFQRMVRNSSANRLELYRADSTIYEPAKMKGTDDARVVAHLWNKGKESVLEYKMTLVNGKWKAWDLVIDDLSTARNYKEQFSKILKDKSFAELIDIISKKADEAEK, from the coding sequence ATGTTTAAGAAAATACTTATTGCCATTGCTTGCGCGTCTCTTTTAGCTTTTGCTGCGGACGATCCGGTTTCTGTTGTAAAAAGCAAGGACGCAGAATTGCAGAACATCATCAAGAAGTCTAAACGTACCGCGAAAGAAACGGAACGCGTTAAGAGCTTGTTGAATGATTCCTTTGACTTTGCCCTCTTGGCCAAGAAGTCCTTGGCTGCAAGCGACTGGAAGGCCCAGGACGAAGCATCCCAGCAGAAGTTCGTGACGGAATTCCAGCGCATGGTCCGCAACTCCAGTGCAAACCGCCTTGAACTTTATCGCGCCGATTCCACGATTTACGAACCGGCCAAGATGAAGGGAACGGACGATGCTCGCGTTGTGGCTCACTTGTGGAACAAGGGCAAGGAATCGGTGCTCGAATACAAGATGACACTTGTGAATGGCAAGTGGAAGGCTTGGGACTTGGTCATCGACGACCTTTCTACGGCCCGCAACTACAAGGAACAGTTCAGCAAGATTCTGAAAGACAAGAGCTTTGCCGAATTGATCGACATTATCAGCAAGAAGGCTGACGAAGCCGAAAAGTAA
- a CDS encoding pseudouridine synthase produces MAVLTLERLLASMGFGSRKDARGLVRMGLVELDGKVLDDPFMEFKTRPEFITVNGEETPTVEKLYVMLYKPTDVECSHNARDHKPVYDLLPERFTAMGIQSVGRLDADSSGLLLLSNQGDFIHKVESPKKGLWKKYRVTLARPFTDAQKAELLAGVMLKDERRPVLAREIEVNGDAVDISIGEGLYHQVRRMFAAVGNHVETLERIAIGPVVLDRTLGEGGWRFLTEEEVAALS; encoded by the coding sequence ATGGCTGTTTTGACTTTGGAACGATTGCTTGCTTCGATGGGCTTTGGCAGCCGCAAGGATGCGCGTGGGTTAGTGCGCATGGGCCTTGTGGAACTGGATGGCAAGGTTCTCGATGACCCGTTCATGGAATTCAAGACGCGTCCGGAATTCATCACGGTGAATGGCGAAGAAACGCCAACGGTCGAAAAATTGTACGTGATGCTTTACAAGCCGACGGATGTGGAATGCAGCCACAACGCCCGTGACCACAAGCCTGTGTATGATTTATTGCCAGAACGCTTCACGGCAATGGGCATCCAGTCCGTCGGGCGTTTGGATGCGGATTCTTCGGGACTCTTGCTGCTTTCGAATCAAGGTGACTTTATCCACAAGGTCGAAAGCCCGAAGAAGGGACTCTGGAAAAAGTATCGCGTGACGCTTGCACGCCCGTTTACAGATGCACAGAAGGCGGAACTCTTGGCGGGTGTGATGCTCAAGGACGAAAGACGTCCGGTGCTGGCTCGCGAGATTGAAGTGAACGGAGATGCCGTGGACATCTCGATTGGCGAGGGACTGTACCACCAGGTTCGCCGCATGTTCGCTGCGGTCGGCAATCACGTCGAGACGCTTGAACGCATTGCGATTGGACCGGTTGTTCTGGATCGCACATTGGGTGAGGGCGGTTGGCGATTCCTCACCGAAGAAGAAGTCGCTGCACTGTCGTAA
- a CDS encoding HU family DNA-binding protein: MANITKQSLIQEIAKSTGFVRNDIKIVVEQFLDLLGEKLIEGNTIEIRGFGTFACKPRKARPARNPRTGETVLIDERLVPTFKFSNDIKDKINSLEGILGEASVQPELETEDEIVHVGSDDDSI; this comes from the coding sequence GTGGCTAATATAACTAAACAATCTCTTATTCAGGAAATCGCCAAATCCACAGGATTTGTGCGCAATGATATTAAAATTGTTGTCGAACAGTTCCTCGACCTCCTCGGCGAGAAGCTTATCGAAGGCAATACTATTGAAATTCGCGGTTTCGGCACGTTCGCCTGCAAGCCCCGCAAGGCTCGCCCGGCACGCAACCCCCGCACTGGCGAAACAGTCCTCATCGACGAACGCCTGGTCCCGACATTCAAGTTCAGCAACGACATTAAGGACAAGATCAATTCGCTCGAAGGCATCCTCGGCGAAGCCTCTGTACAGCCGGAACTTGAAACCGAAGACGAAATCGTACACGTCGGTAGCGACGACGATTCCATCTAA
- a CDS encoding tRNA-dihydrouridine synthase: MLKIDNLPKKVRFNLRNKEIFPNTILSPMDGVTDAPFRRLCRVLSGDRMGLLVSEFVPTDGDAVFNPDGHKQLKFFPEERPFGVQIFGRFPDRMAAAAGKIAERYHPEFIEVNAGCPAPKVAGKGSGSGLLRDLPRLQEILHDVKAVLDAKTPEIPLTLKCRIGWDDDSINVMETLKIAEGEGVEMLTVHGRTRLQGYNGLANWDWIGKVAAAAKIPVIGNGDVNSVECARERINTYGVSGVSIGRGAMHNPWIFGQIADAWEGREKHVITAQEALDVFPLYYKFKIEDGATEMNAMGRMKQLAARLCKGFCLEERRETRDERENRSVILNGVKDPVRFDGVQESDNVAMSVRQALLTCQSAAEMLDQVEKLKDGIAREMVFEPERLVNLNGAKETELKFGDQFKGR; encoded by the coding sequence ATGTTGAAGATTGATAATTTGCCTAAAAAGGTCCGTTTTAATCTCCGAAACAAGGAGATTTTCCCCAATACGATTCTCAGTCCGATGGATGGAGTGACCGATGCTCCGTTTCGGCGGCTTTGCAGGGTGCTTTCGGGCGACCGCATGGGACTTTTGGTTTCTGAGTTTGTTCCGACGGATGGCGATGCCGTGTTCAACCCGGATGGACATAAGCAGCTGAAGTTTTTTCCGGAAGAGCGCCCGTTTGGTGTGCAGATTTTTGGGCGTTTCCCGGACCGTATGGCGGCAGCAGCTGGCAAGATTGCCGAGCGTTATCACCCGGAATTCATCGAAGTGAATGCGGGGTGTCCGGCGCCGAAGGTGGCGGGCAAGGGGAGCGGTTCTGGACTTTTGCGGGACTTGCCGCGTTTGCAAGAGATTCTGCACGATGTGAAGGCGGTTTTGGACGCAAAGACGCCGGAGATTCCGCTCACGCTTAAGTGCCGTATTGGCTGGGACGACGATAGCATTAACGTGATGGAAACGCTCAAGATCGCCGAGGGCGAGGGCGTTGAAATGCTCACGGTTCACGGTCGTACGCGTTTGCAGGGGTATAACGGCCTTGCAAACTGGGACTGGATTGGCAAAGTAGCCGCTGCGGCGAAGATTCCTGTGATTGGAAATGGCGATGTGAATAGCGTCGAATGCGCACGCGAACGCATCAACACTTACGGCGTTTCGGGCGTGAGCATTGGGCGCGGGGCGATGCATAACCCGTGGATTTTCGGGCAAATTGCAGATGCATGGGAAGGTCGCGAAAAGCATGTGATAACCGCGCAAGAAGCACTTGATGTGTTCCCGCTCTATTACAAGTTTAAGATTGAGGATGGGGCGACGGAAATGAATGCGATGGGCCGTATGAAACAGCTCGCCGCGAGACTGTGCAAAGGTTTTTGTTTAGAAGAGAGACGAGAGACGAGAGACGAGAGAGAAAACCGTTCCGTCATCCTGAACGGAGTGAAGGATCCAGTGCGTTTTGACGGTGTTCAAGAGAGCGATAATGTCGCGATGTCGGTGCGGCAGGCGCTTTTGACGTGCCAATCGGCTGCGGAAATGCTCGATCAGGTTGAAAAGCTCAAGGACGGGATTGCCCGTGAAATGGTCTTTGAGCCGGAACGCCTCGTGAACCTCAACGGCGCCAAAGAAACTGAACTCAAGTTCGGTGATCAATTCAAAGGAAGATAA
- a CDS encoding TIGR02147 family protein, with protein MDKFIDIFQFTHFRKYLDEYQAARMQTDPEFTRAGACALLGLPKTRSYYNDIVKGKKLTGRMIPKFVEVLGLNKKEARYFETMVNFDQAKTTTERNAFFDELIKQHPDPHHILNEDAYEYYNHWYNSVLFTALDVMDVSDDLEPIQKRIFPKVSVGTLKRSLELLERIGFVRKNEDGFWKSSRDSVSSGAYNNSDLVRQYQLQCFELSKQALLADDDNPSDMGTFTFSVSDDAYKEIALEIQNLKAKVRKIITQDKKEATGVHQLNIHLFTNLKK; from the coding sequence ATGGACAAGTTTATTGACATATTCCAGTTTACTCATTTCCGCAAGTACTTGGATGAATACCAGGCGGCACGAATGCAGACGGACCCTGAATTTACCAGGGCTGGTGCCTGCGCTTTGCTTGGCCTCCCAAAGACTCGCAGTTACTACAACGATATCGTCAAAGGAAAAAAGCTTACCGGGCGCATGATTCCCAAGTTTGTGGAAGTTCTTGGACTCAACAAGAAAGAGGCCAGATACTTTGAAACGATGGTGAATTTCGATCAGGCGAAAACGACGACGGAACGCAATGCGTTTTTTGATGAACTCATCAAGCAGCATCCGGATCCGCACCACATCTTGAACGAAGATGCCTACGAGTATTACAACCACTGGTATAATAGTGTGTTGTTTACGGCGTTGGATGTGATGGATGTTTCGGATGATCTTGAACCGATCCAGAAGCGCATTTTCCCGAAGGTCTCCGTGGGAACTTTGAAACGTTCGCTTGAATTGCTGGAACGCATTGGCTTTGTGCGCAAGAACGAAGACGGCTTTTGGAAAAGCTCTCGCGATTCGGTGAGTAGCGGTGCCTACAACAATAGCGACTTGGTGCGCCAATACCAGTTGCAGTGCTTTGAGCTTTCGAAGCAGGCGCTGCTTGCCGATGACGATAATCCGTCGGACATGGGTACGTTCACGTTCAGCGTTTCGGACGATGCGTATAAAGAAATTGCCTTGGAAATTCAGAACTTGAAAGCTAAGGTGCGCAAGATTATTACGCAAGATAAAAAAGAAGCGACTGGGGTTCACCAGTTGAATATTCACTTGTTCACAAATTTAAAAAAATAA
- a CDS encoding HD-GYP domain-containing protein has protein sequence MKTFVSAHKLVQIIILIVIGIVVNRLLADLAIYFKLPLYLDSVGTIVVAVIGGFSPGAIVGFLTNFIGGFVDSSTYYYGTINVMIAVCAGIAARRGAFHHVSRLPMLLGMLMILSIPCSVLSYFLFDFKIAENVVTPIATALHEGGLPVLLSQILADFCTEIPDKSISILVAYVLIHLTPRWFVKAFDSVSGRSHEDRYRSKNEIHTLKAQVTALLFVSSFALAVVATAVAYKTYSEAEIHETTLLAESVNRLVSDAIQNADSTTLHEYIHELKGKHPRILTITPGMHETGKWDVSIVCTEAPNPVCTKFSLAAIRISVVLFCTKIFSTLFGLLLAIVFTAILIANRRVVYPIHEMTLEMDHFAYDSSEGRRTSIDQIKGLEVVTGNEIENLHSAIIKAVEEIDLYINKSEYQAASIAALQTNIITVLGDMVENRDETTGGHVRRTAAYAELIARQLQRDGKEPEIDDAFVSTIAVAAPLHDIGKINISDVILNKPGKLTDEEFAEMKKHTVYGRDMLVRASKNLGETAYLKMAKEIAYSHHEWWDGSRGYPERLKGKDIPLSARIMAVADVYDALVSERPYKKAFSVDEAFRIITEDSGTHFDPEVVDAFVKNRETVEQIMKTKFED, from the coding sequence GTGAAAACATTCGTTTCTGCCCATAAGCTCGTCCAGATTATTATTCTGATTGTCATCGGCATTGTTGTCAACCGACTGCTTGCCGATTTAGCCATCTATTTCAAATTGCCGCTGTACCTGGATAGCGTGGGTACGATTGTCGTGGCTGTGATTGGTGGGTTTAGCCCGGGCGCGATTGTCGGGTTCTTGACGAACTTCATTGGCGGTTTTGTCGATTCTTCGACGTATTATTACGGCACGATCAATGTGATGATTGCCGTGTGCGCGGGAATTGCGGCAAGGCGTGGGGCATTCCACCATGTTTCCCGTTTGCCGATGCTGCTTGGGATGCTGATGATTTTGAGCATCCCCTGCTCGGTGCTTTCGTATTTCCTTTTTGACTTCAAGATTGCCGAGAATGTGGTGACGCCGATTGCGACGGCTTTGCACGAGGGCGGGCTTCCAGTTTTGTTGTCGCAGATTTTGGCGGATTTCTGTACGGAAATCCCGGACAAGTCGATTTCGATTCTTGTGGCTTATGTGCTGATTCACTTGACGCCGCGTTGGTTTGTCAAGGCGTTTGATTCTGTTTCGGGCCGCTCGCACGAAGACCGTTACCGTTCCAAAAACGAAATCCATACGCTCAAGGCGCAGGTGACGGCGCTCTTGTTTGTGTCGAGCTTTGCGCTTGCGGTGGTGGCTACGGCGGTCGCTTACAAGACGTATTCCGAAGCTGAAATCCATGAGACGACGCTTTTGGCGGAGTCTGTGAACCGTCTTGTTTCGGACGCTATCCAGAATGCGGATTCGACGACGCTTCACGAGTACATTCATGAACTCAAGGGAAAGCACCCGCGCATTTTGACGATTACGCCTGGCATGCACGAGACGGGCAAGTGGGATGTCTCGATTGTCTGTACCGAAGCTCCGAATCCGGTCTGTACCAAGTTCAGTCTTGCGGCAATTCGAATTAGCGTGGTGCTGTTTTGCACGAAGATTTTCTCGACGCTGTTTGGACTTTTGCTTGCGATTGTGTTTACGGCCATCTTGATTGCAAACCGCAGGGTGGTTTACCCGATTCACGAAATGACGCTTGAAATGGACCATTTTGCCTACGATAGCAGCGAAGGGCGTCGGACGTCGATTGACCAGATCAAGGGCCTTGAAGTGGTTACGGGCAATGAAATTGAGAATCTGCATTCGGCGATTATCAAGGCGGTCGAAGAAATTGATTTGTACATCAACAAGTCCGAGTACCAGGCGGCCTCGATTGCGGCTCTCCAGACGAACATCATTACAGTGCTTGGCGACATGGTGGAAAATCGCGACGAGACGACGGGTGGCCATGTGCGCCGTACGGCGGCTTATGCCGAGCTGATTGCGCGACAGTTGCAGCGCGATGGCAAGGAACCTGAAATTGACGATGCGTTTGTTTCGACGATCGCTGTGGCGGCTCCGCTCCATGACATCGGCAAAATCAACATTTCTGATGTGATTTTGAATAAGCCGGGCAAGCTGACGGACGAAGAATTTGCAGAAATGAAGAAGCACACGGTTTATGGCCGCGATATGCTCGTGCGTGCATCGAAGAACTTGGGCGAGACGGCTTACCTCAAGATGGCGAAGGAAATTGCCTACAGCCACCACGAATGGTGGGATGGCTCGCGAGGCTATCCGGAGCGCTTGAAGGGGAAGGATATTCCGCTTTCGGCTCGCATTATGGCGGTCGCGGATGTGTATGACGCGCTCGTTTCGGAACGCCCGTACAAGAAGGCGTTCTCGGTGGATGAGGCTTTCCGCATCATTACCGAGGATAGCGGTACGCATTTTGACCCGGAAGTGGTCGATGCTTTCGTGAAAAACCGCGAAACCGTCGAACAGATCATGAAAACCAAGTTCGAAGATTGA
- a CDS encoding aminotransferase class I/II-fold pyridoxal phosphate-dependent enzyme, translating into MNYNPLAQALNAELSANGCCVLDMLSEQGKAIFFPRKGILGQGAEAKGSDINATIGTALEDDGSPLVLDCVLKSLNLPKQAFLYAPSFGNPDLRKEWKAQVVKKNPTLASKNFSNPVVTAALTHAISCAGYMFLDKGDEVIIPDLYWDNYELVFENARGAKIKTFNTFKNGGFDTEALKAALAESKSNKKVVLLNFPNNPTGYTATEKEAVEIAKILTECAAAGNKVVALLDDAYFGLVYEDGVTKESLFVKLVDAHENLLAVKLDGPTKEDYVWGFRVGFMSFGFKGATEAQLKALEDKAAGTVRGNISNAPSISQKILLAAYQSAEYAQQKAEKYATLKKRYDIIKQVFAAHPEYNDAFEQMPCNSGYFMCIKPKGVDAEELRQKLIKDYSTGTIMLSGLIRIAFSAVPTEKLGKLFENIYNCIMKMK; encoded by the coding sequence ATGAACTACAATCCTCTCGCTCAAGCTTTGAATGCAGAACTCTCCGCTAACGGTTGCTGCGTTCTTGACATGCTCTCTGAACAGGGCAAGGCCATTTTCTTCCCGCGCAAGGGTATTCTTGGCCAGGGTGCCGAAGCCAAGGGCTCCGACATCAATGCGACTATCGGTACAGCTCTCGAAGATGACGGCTCTCCGCTCGTTCTGGATTGCGTTCTCAAGTCTCTGAACCTCCCGAAGCAGGCTTTCCTCTATGCACCGAGTTTTGGTAATCCGGACCTCCGCAAGGAATGGAAGGCCCAGGTCGTGAAGAAGAACCCGACGCTTGCATCCAAGAACTTCAGCAACCCGGTCGTGACGGCCGCTTTGACGCACGCTATCAGCTGCGCCGGTTACATGTTCCTTGACAAGGGTGACGAAGTCATTATCCCGGACCTCTACTGGGACAACTACGAACTCGTGTTCGAAAACGCCCGTGGCGCAAAGATCAAGACTTTCAACACCTTCAAGAACGGTGGTTTTGATACGGAAGCCTTGAAGGCCGCCCTCGCCGAAAGCAAGAGCAACAAGAAAGTCGTTCTCCTCAACTTCCCGAACAACCCGACTGGTTACACCGCTACCGAAAAGGAAGCTGTCGAAATCGCAAAGATCCTCACGGAATGCGCCGCTGCCGGTAACAAGGTTGTTGCTCTCCTCGACGATGCTTACTTTGGACTCGTCTATGAAGATGGCGTGACGAAGGAATCCCTCTTCGTGAAGCTCGTGGATGCTCACGAAAACCTCCTCGCCGTGAAGCTCGATGGCCCGACCAAGGAAGACTATGTTTGGGGCTTCCGCGTTGGCTTTATGTCCTTCGGTTTCAAGGGCGCCACTGAAGCTCAGCTCAAGGCTCTCGAAGACAAGGCTGCCGGTACGGTTCGTGGCAACATCTCTAATGCACCGTCTATTAGCCAGAAGATTTTGCTCGCTGCTTACCAGAGCGCCGAATACGCTCAGCAGAAGGCTGAAAAGTATGCAACGCTCAAGAAGCGTTACGACATTATCAAGCAGGTGTTCGCCGCTCATCCGGAATATAACGACGCCTTTGAACAGATGCCGTGCAACAGCGGTTACTTTATGTGCATCAAGCCGAAGGGCGTTGACGCCGAAGAACTCCGCCAGAAGCTCATCAAGGATTACAGCACGGGCACGATCATGCTCTCCGGCCTTATCCGCATTGCATTCAGCGCTGTCCCGACCGAAAAGCTCGGCAAGCTCTTTGAAAATATCTATAATTGCATCATGAAGATGAAGTAG
- a CDS encoding citrate synthase, protein MSNNATLNYNGKSFELPVVDGTEGEHGLDISALRKSSGLVTLDYGYLNTGSTKSSITFVDGEHGVLRYRGYSIEDLAEKATFPETAWLLIYGELPNQEQLSHFRTLLTENALLHENLLHFFREMPPGAHPMGILSSVVNAVGLFTPRFYDDENIASAFELTTAGLISKIRTIAAFAYKASIGEPFVYPEAERSYCSNFLNMMFSSKARPYHPDPIMEKALNTLLIVHADHEQNCSTSTVRMVGSSQANLYASICAGICALWGPLHGGANQAVLETLLRIQQSGMTIEQVMAKAKDKNDPFRLSGFGHRVYKSYDPRAKVLKKLMYQVFEREHVHDPLLDVAIKLEEAALKDDYFVERKLYPNVDFYSGILYRAMGIPTNMLTVMFAIGRLPGWIAHWKEMHDDPQSKINRPRQIYIGKNERPWIDRDKR, encoded by the coding sequence ATGTCCAATAACGCGACCTTAAACTACAACGGAAAAAGCTTTGAACTCCCCGTCGTTGATGGCACTGAAGGCGAGCACGGTCTCGATATTAGCGCACTCCGCAAGAGTTCAGGCCTTGTCACGCTGGATTACGGTTACTTGAACACCGGTAGCACCAAAAGCTCTATCACGTTCGTCGATGGCGAACATGGTGTGCTGCGCTACCGAGGATACTCCATTGAAGATCTTGCAGAAAAGGCGACTTTCCCGGAAACCGCTTGGCTCCTGATTTACGGTGAACTCCCGAACCAGGAACAGTTGAGCCATTTCCGTACGCTCTTGACGGAAAACGCCTTGTTGCACGAGAACTTGCTGCACTTCTTCCGTGAAATGCCGCCGGGAGCCCACCCGATGGGTATCCTCTCGTCCGTGGTGAATGCCGTGGGTCTTTTCACGCCGCGTTTCTACGACGACGAAAACATCGCAAGTGCATTTGAACTCACGACCGCTGGTCTCATTTCCAAGATCCGCACGATTGCCGCATTTGCCTACAAGGCAAGTATCGGTGAACCGTTCGTGTACCCGGAAGCGGAACGTAGCTACTGCAGCAACTTCCTCAACATGATGTTCAGCAGTAAGGCTCGCCCGTACCACCCGGATCCGATCATGGAAAAGGCGCTCAACACGCTTCTCATTGTCCATGCGGACCACGAACAAAACTGCTCCACTTCGACCGTTCGTATGGTGGGCAGCTCTCAGGCTAACCTTTACGCTAGCATTTGCGCCGGCATTTGTGCTTTGTGGGGACCGCTCCACGGTGGTGCAAACCAGGCTGTGCTTGAAACGCTCCTCCGCATCCAGCAGAGCGGCATGACGATTGAACAGGTAATGGCAAAGGCTAAGGACAAGAACGATCCGTTCCGTCTTTCTGGCTTTGGTCACCGTGTTTACAAGAGCTATGACCCGCGCGCCAAGGTGCTTAAGAAGCTCATGTACCAGGTCTTTGAACGCGAACATGTGCACGATCCGCTTTTGGATGTGGCTATCAAGCTCGAAGAAGCCGCCCTCAAGGACGATTACTTCGTTGAACGTAAGCTGTACCCGAATGTGGACTTCTACTCTGGCATTCTCTACCGCGCAATGGGCATCCCGACGAACATGCTTACGGTGATGTTCGCGATTGGCCGCTTGCCGGGCTGGATTGCCCACTGGAAGGAAATGCACGACGATCCGCAGAGCAAGATCAACCGTCCGCGCCAGATTTACATTGGCAAGAACGAACGCCCGTGGATTGATAGAGATAAACGATAA